One window of the Sciurus carolinensis unplaced genomic scaffold, mSciCar1.2, whole genome shotgun sequence genome contains the following:
- the LOC124975048 gene encoding LOW QUALITY PROTEIN: olfactory receptor 8U9-like (The sequence of the model RefSeq protein was modified relative to this genomic sequence to represent the inferred CDS: inserted 1 base in 1 codon), protein MVQKNCTQVTEFILMGLTDRQELKMLLFVGFLSIYLFTVVGNLGLILVIRTDSRLNTPMYFFLSNLAFVDFCYTSVITPKMXGNFLYQQNVISFSACAAQLGCFLSFMISECLLLASMTYDRYVAICKPLLYMITMSPTTCIQLIAVPYGYSFLMALFHTILTFRLCYCHSNTVNHFYCDNLHLLRLACSDTSSKQLWVLTCAGVTFISSVLVVFVSYMFIISSILRMRSAEGRRKAFSTCSSHMLAVTIFYGTLIFMYLQPSSTHSLDTDKMASVFYTVIIPMLNPLIYSLRNKDVKEVVKKIIMNGHQAFVSMKLKT, encoded by the exons ATGGTTCAGAAAAATTGCACCCAAGTGACAGAGTTCATTCTCATGGGCCTCACGGATCGCCAGGAGCTGAAGATGCTCCTTTTTGTGGGATTCTTGTCCATCTATCTTTTCACAGTAGTAGGcaacctgggtttgatcctggtCATTAGAACAGATTCCAGACTCAACACACCAATGTACTTCTTCCTTAGCAATCTGGCTTTTGTTGATTTCTGTTACACTTCTGTCATCACACCCAAAA TTGGAAATTTCTTGTATCAACAAAATGTTATATCCTTTAGTGCCTGTGCCGCACAGTTAGGCTGCTTCCTCAGCTTCATGATATCAGAGTGCTTGCTACTGGCTTCCATGACCTACGATAGATATGTAGCCATTTGCAAACCTCTGCTCTACATGATCACAATGTCCCCAACTACCTGTATCCAGCTTATAGCTGTGCCCTATGGCTACAGCTTCCTGATGGCACTGTTTCATACCATCCTCACCTTCCGCCTCTGCTATTGCCACTCCAACACTGTCAATCACTTCTACTGTGACAACTTGCACCTCCTCAGGTTAGCTTGCTCAGACACTAGCTCCAAGCAGCTGTGGGTTTTGACCTGTGCTGGGGTCACATTCATTTCCTCTGTTCTCGTAGTCTTTGTCTCCTACATGTTCATTATTTCTTCCATCCTGAGGATGCGCTCAGCTGAGGGAAGACGCAAGGCCTTCTCCACATGTAGCTCCCACATGCTGGCAGTGACCATATTCTATGGCACCTTGATCTTCATGTACTTACAGCCCAGTTCTACGCATTCCCTGGACACGGACAAGATGGCCTCTGTCTTCTACACAGTGATCATCCCCATGTTGAACCCCTTGATCTACAGCCtcaggaacaaggatgtgaaagaGGTTGTGAAGAAAATCATTATGAATGGACACCAGGCTTTTGTGTCCATGAAACTAAAAACATGA